The following are encoded in a window of Microcaecilia unicolor chromosome 14, aMicUni1.1, whole genome shotgun sequence genomic DNA:
- the LOC115457362 gene encoding olfactory receptor 1J4-like: protein MSTWDLQRRNQTQVTEFIILGISDYPDLQIVLFIVFLFIYLVTLIGNLTILTLMCFDSRLHTPMYFFLCNLAILDLCLTSCTIPKMLSIFLMSNQSISFWGCMTQLYLLMSFTGMDFYLLTAMAYDRYVAICNPLRYSVIMNKRVCALLSFISWVVGFLDVLPHGLYISHFSFCGHNMINHLFCDFQTILKLSCSDTSVIKLLIKTIDVCLALVALVLLLTSYSHIISSILKMQSVKGRYKAFSTCSSHLTVVSMYFGTVFFVYVRPMSKNVTSVDKLLDASYNTVIPMFNPIIYSLRNKDIKAALKKVMKGRTNT, encoded by the coding sequence ATGAGTACGTGGGACTTGCAGAGGAGAAACCAAACCCAGGTCACAGAGTTTATCATTCTGGGGATCTCAGATTACCCAGACCTTCAGATTGTGCTCTTCATTGTGTTTCTGTTTATCTACCTGGTCACCTTAATTGGAAATCTTACTATTTTGACACTGATGTGCTTTGATTCACGCCTCCACACgcccatgtacttcttcctctgCAATCTGGCCATCCTGGATTTGTGTTTAACTTCCTGCACTATCCCAAAAATGCTGTCAATTTTCCTAATGAGTAACCAAAGCATTTCTTTCTGGGGGTGCATGACCCAGCTCTATCTACTTATGTCCTTCACCGGTATGGATTTCTATCTGCTCACTGCCATGGCCTATGACCGTTACGTGGCCATCTGTAACCCCTTACGCTACTCAGTCATCATGAACAAGAGGGTCTGTGCCCTGCTGTCTTTCATTTCTTGGGTTGTTGGGTTTTTGGATGTCCTACCACATGGTTTGTATATTTCTCATTTCTCTTTCTGTGGCCACAATATGATCAACCATCTGTTCTGTGATTTCCAGACAATTCTGAAGCTCTCGTGCAGTGATACATCTGTCATTAAACTGCTGATAAAAACCATAGATGTGTGCTTGGCCTTGGTGGCCCTTGTCCTCCTCCTGACTTCCTACAGCCACATCATTTcttccatattgaaaatgcagtcGGTGAAGGGGAGGTACAaggccttctccacctgctcATCCCACCTGACCGTTGTTAGTATGTACTTTGGGACAGTGTTTTTTGTGTATGTGAGACCCATGTCAAAGAACGTAACTTCAGTTGATAAACTCTTAGATGCATCATATAATACTGTGATCCCCATGTTTAACCCAATCATTTACAGCCTAAGGAATAAAGACATTAAAGCTGCCCTGAAGAAGGTAATGAAAGGGAGAACAAACACTTAA
- the LOC115457363 gene encoding olfactory receptor 1009-like has product MSTWDLQRGNQTQITEFIILGFSDYPNLQILLFMVFLCFYLVTVMGNFIMLTLLCIDSRLHTPMYFFLCNLAILDVCLTSCTIPKMLSIFLMNNQSISFRGCMTQLYLLMSFTGMEFYLLTAMAYDRYVAICNPLRYSVIMNKRVCALLSFISWAVGFLDVLPHGLYISHFSFCGHNMINHLFCDFQTILKLSCSDTSLLKLLMNTLDVSLALLSLVLMLTSYSHIFYSILKMQSVKGRYKAFSTCSSHLTVVSMYFGTAFFVYVRPMSKNITSVDKLLDASYNTVIPMFNPIIYSLRNKDIKAALKKLMKRRTSS; this is encoded by the coding sequence atgAGTACATGGGACCTACAGAGAGGAAACCAAACCCAGATCACAGAGTTTATCATCCTTGGGTTCTCGGATTATCCAAACCTTCAGATTCTTCTCTTCAtggtgtttctgtgtttctacctGGTCACCGTAATGGGAAATTTCATTATGTTGACACTATTGTGCATTGATTCCCGCCTCCACAcacccatgtacttcttcctctgCAATCTGGCCATCTTAGATGTCTGTTTAACTTCCTGCACTATCCCAAAAATGCTGTCAATTTTCCTAATGAATAACCAAAGCATTTCTTTCCGGGGGTGCATGACCCAACTCTATCTGCTTATGTCCTTCACCGGTATGGAATTCTATCTGCTCACTGCCATGGCCTATGACCGTTACGTGGCCATCTGTAACCCTTTACGCTACTCAGTCATCATGAACAAGAGGGTCTGTGCCCTGCTGTCTTTCATTTCTTGGGCTGTTGGGTTTTTGGATGTCCTACCACATGGTTTGTATATTTCTCATTTCTCTTTCTGTGGGCACAATATGATCAACCATCTGTTCTGTGATTTCCAGACAATTCTGAAGCTATCGTGCAGTGATACTTCTCTCCTTAAACTGTTGATGAACACCCTAGATGTGTCTTTGGCCTTGCTGTCCCTTGTCCTCATGCTGACATCCTACAGCCACATCTTTTattccatattgaaaatgcagtcGGTGAAGGGGAGGTACAaggccttctccacctgctcATCCCACCTGACCGTTGTTAGTATGTACTTTGGAACAGCATTTTTTGTGTATGTGAGACCCATGTCAAAGAACATAACTTCAGTTGATAAACTCTTAGATGCATCATATAATACTGTGATCCCCATGTTTAACCCAATCATTTACAGTCTAAGGAATAAAGACATTAAAGCTGCCCTGAAGAAATTAATGAAAAGGAGAACAAGCAGTTAA